A region from the Aquimarina sp. ERC-38 genome encodes:
- a CDS encoding serine hydrolase domain-containing protein produces the protein MLFTRKLFLITLLAIMSSIFQNQVYGQERKTKNTLKNLIGKEVSFDSIETFIEAKMKTLNVPGLSLAIINDGKVVYHLIKGYADIGKEKKVSKSTLFEGASLSKPLFAYFIMSFVEEGIIDLDKPLCTYLPYEAIAHDERYKKITARMVLTHTTGFPNWRSDYKENKLFISFEPGTAFQYSGEGYQYLAKVLAYILKTDDAGLEKVYQKRVAARLKLKYTKFIQDSYNMKNKAEGYKDGKVVGEDDDPKIFGSAFSIHSEALDFSKWLIALMNKEGLSKESYDELFKTQFTLPDGHPQKQLGVTDWTLGFAKVTLPFGFVYGHGGNNSGYSSIFIIEPETKWGYIMFTNANQSQLPMVFLQYLMTP, from the coding sequence ATGTTATTTACTCGTAAATTATTTCTAATTACGTTATTAGCTATAATGTCGTCCATATTTCAAAATCAAGTATACGGACAAGAAAGAAAAACTAAAAACACCTTAAAAAATCTTATTGGAAAAGAAGTTTCCTTCGATTCAATTGAAACATTTATTGAAGCAAAGATGAAAACACTTAATGTACCTGGATTGTCCTTGGCAATTATTAATGATGGAAAGGTTGTTTATCACTTAATAAAAGGATATGCAGATATAGGTAAAGAGAAAAAAGTTTCAAAGAGTACCCTATTTGAAGGAGCTTCGCTTTCAAAACCATTATTTGCATATTTTATTATGAGTTTTGTGGAAGAGGGAATAATAGATTTAGATAAACCTCTTTGTACATATTTACCCTATGAAGCTATTGCTCACGATGAGCGCTACAAGAAGATAACAGCCAGAATGGTCCTTACTCATACAACAGGGTTTCCAAATTGGAGATCAGATTATAAAGAAAATAAGTTGTTTATATCATTTGAACCGGGAACAGCCTTTCAATATTCTGGAGAAGGATACCAATACTTGGCTAAAGTTTTAGCATATATTCTAAAAACAGATGATGCCGGATTAGAAAAAGTATACCAAAAACGAGTTGCGGCTAGGTTGAAGTTGAAGTATACAAAATTTATCCAAGATTCCTATAATATGAAGAATAAAGCAGAAGGATACAAAGATGGAAAAGTTGTTGGCGAAGATGATGACCCAAAAATATTTGGTTCAGCATTTTCTATTCATTCTGAAGCCTTGGATTTTTCAAAGTGGTTAATTGCTTTAATGAATAAAGAAGGGTTATCAAAAGAAAGTTATGACGAGCTTTTTAAAACTCAATTTACTTTACCCGATGGACATCCCCAAAAACAATTAGGTGTTACAGATTGGACACTTGGGTTTGCGAAAGTTACTTTACCCTTTGGGTTCGTTTATGGACATGGTGGTAACAATTCCGGGTATTCTAGTATTTTTATCATTGAACCAGAAACAAAATGGGGGTATATAATGTTTACAAATGCAAACCAATCACAACTTCCAATGGTATTTCTTCAATATTTGATGACTCCGTAA